A part of Propioniciclava coleopterorum genomic DNA contains:
- a CDS encoding carbohydrate ABC transporter permease, with the protein MIGTLLLPFHVVIIPQYIMFQQLGLVNTYVPLLIGKWLAADAFFVFLMVQFIRTIPRELDEAATIDGAGSLRILFQVLVPLLKPVLITSAIFTFIGSWNDFLGPLLYLKKPDLYPLPIALRLYVDESTAAADYGAQMAMAVLALLPVVLFFLVFQRYIVDGMATQGLKG; encoded by the coding sequence ATGATCGGCACGCTGCTGCTGCCGTTCCACGTCGTGATCATCCCGCAGTACATCATGTTCCAGCAGTTGGGCCTGGTGAACACCTACGTGCCGCTGCTGATCGGGAAGTGGCTGGCCGCGGACGCGTTCTTCGTGTTCCTGATGGTGCAGTTCATCCGGACCATCCCCCGGGAACTGGACGAGGCGGCCACCATCGACGGCGCCGGCAGCCTGCGCATCCTGTTCCAGGTGCTGGTGCCGCTGCTCAAGCCGGTGCTCATCACCAGCGCGATCTTCACCTTCATCGGCAGCTGGAACGACTTCCTCGGCCCGCTGCTCTACCTGAAGAAGCCCGACCTGTACCCGCTGCCGATCGCGCTGCGGCTCTACGTCGACGAGTCGACGGCCGCCGCCGACTACGGCGCCCAGATGGCGATGGCCGTGCTCGCGCTGCTGCCGGTGGTGCTGTTCTTCCTGGTGTTCCAGCGCTACATCGTGGACGGCATGGCCACCCAGGGGCTGAAGGGATGA
- a CDS encoding carbohydrate ABC transporter permease produces the protein MSIQTDVTVIEPVTTPRRARGQRVRSVRSQNVAKRAVFYLFMAVATCIVLYPAAWMLMSSFKPSDQIVGNVSLIPDPFTLANYAKALTGIAGVSFWTFFTNSLILATLSVLGSCSRRPWRPTPSRAAGSPGARCGSRS, from the coding sequence ATGAGCATCCAGACCGACGTCACCGTCATCGAGCCCGTCACGACGCCCCGGCGCGCGCGCGGCCAGCGGGTGCGCAGCGTCCGCAGCCAGAACGTCGCCAAGCGGGCCGTCTTCTACCTGTTCATGGCCGTCGCCACCTGCATCGTGCTGTACCCGGCGGCGTGGATGCTGATGAGCTCGTTCAAGCCCTCGGACCAGATCGTCGGCAACGTCTCGCTGATCCCCGACCCCTTCACCCTGGCCAACTACGCCAAGGCGCTGACCGGGATCGCGGGCGTGTCGTTTTGGACCTTCTTCACCAACTCGCTGATCCTCGCGACGCTGTCGGTGCTGGGATCGTGCTCACGACGCCCCTGGCGGCCTACGCCTTCGCGCGCTGCCGGTTCCCCGGGCGCCAGATGTGGTTCTCGATCATGA
- a CDS encoding carbohydrate ABC transporter permease, which yields MSSTAAPPRAGVAKARRRDARIGYAFLSPWLIGFFFLTAGPMVASLVLSFTDYNIFRAPKFIGIDNFTALFSDPRFFQAWRVTLMYVVIAAPLKLFAALLVAQLLALPYKGQGVFRSVFYAPSLIAASVSIALVWRAMFVDDGIVSRVSGLLGLPTEGWVGNPDMTMPMFVLLAIWAFGGPMVIFLAGIKQIPQELYEAADVDGASGFSKWWNITLPMLSPTIFFNSLLEIIHSFMVFGSAFIISNGTGGPAGSTLFYTLYLYQRAFTDLKMGYASAMAWVFFVVIGVLTVIYFRASKAWVFYGDQK from the coding sequence ATGTCTTCCACCGCTGCACCGCCCCGCGCCGGGGTGGCGAAGGCCCGCCGCCGCGACGCGCGGATCGGGTACGCCTTCCTCAGCCCCTGGCTGATCGGATTCTTCTTCCTCACGGCGGGCCCCATGGTCGCCTCGCTGGTGCTGTCGTTCACCGACTACAACATCTTCCGGGCGCCGAAGTTCATCGGGATCGACAACTTCACCGCCCTGTTCTCCGACCCGCGCTTCTTCCAGGCGTGGCGGGTGACCCTGATGTACGTGGTGATCGCCGCGCCGCTGAAGCTGTTCGCGGCGCTGCTGGTCGCCCAGTTGCTGGCCCTGCCGTACAAGGGCCAGGGCGTGTTCCGCTCGGTGTTCTACGCGCCGTCGCTCATCGCGGCCAGCGTGTCCATCGCCCTGGTGTGGCGCGCGATGTTCGTCGACGACGGCATCGTGTCGCGGGTCTCCGGGCTGCTGGGCCTCCCGACCGAGGGCTGGGTCGGCAACCCCGACATGACCATGCCGATGTTCGTGCTGCTGGCCATCTGGGCCTTCGGCGGCCCGATGGTGATCTTCCTGGCCGGCATCAAGCAGATCCCGCAGGAACTGTACGAGGCCGCCGACGTCGACGGCGCCTCCGGCTTCTCGAAGTGGTGGAACATCACCCTGCCGATGCTGTCGCCGACGATCTTCTTCAACAGCCTGCTGGAGATCATCCACTCCTTCATGGTGTTCGGCTCGGCGTTCATCATCTCCAACGGCACGGGCGGCCCCGCCGGCTCGACGCTGTTCTACACGCTGTACCTCTACCAGCGCGCCTTCACCGACCTGAAGATGGGCTACGCGTCCGCCATGGCGTGGGTCTTCTTCGTGGTCATCGGCGTCCTGACCGTCATCTACTTCCGCGCCTCCAAGGCGTGGGTGTTCTACGGGGACCAGAAATGA
- a CDS encoding ABC transporter substrate-binding protein, with protein sequence MLTRRTLLLSAGSAALLAPLAACGGSAAPQAPATALPTDATATITMTWWGNDDRANKYKEAIAAFNKKYPKISVQAQFQPFADYWTARNTEAAGGALPDVMQMDISYLRQFANNGQLLDLNSQAGTNLDVTGLDAAILGSGKLEDKLYGVATSTNTLAMFYHPGILDKLGASAPKDGYTWDDYKKSVIDASAAGAKFDPKLYYGGNPGGVLWFFIQWLLQKGVTPFKDDNTLGFGKDEVREWLTMWEPLNATDVKFPSARTEQLKPKGGFTANEVALEASWDNFLSGYVKDSGDDAIKMMPIPSGADGKTHMFYKPSMLLSAGANTKNPDAAAALISFMINDPEVGKIFGTSKGVPATKAQRDAMDIAPGSVDQRVVAYEESVASQVTEASPVPVEGFGAIEAAWLRLAGDYGYDKLTVDQWIDQWFQSVDENVKPA encoded by the coding sequence ATGTTGACTCGTCGAACCCTGTTGCTGTCGGCAGGATCCGCAGCCCTGCTCGCGCCGCTGGCCGCGTGCGGTGGAAGCGCCGCGCCGCAGGCGCCCGCGACCGCGCTGCCCACGGACGCGACCGCCACCATCACGATGACGTGGTGGGGCAACGACGACCGCGCGAACAAGTACAAGGAGGCCATCGCGGCCTTCAACAAGAAGTACCCCAAGATCTCGGTGCAGGCGCAGTTCCAGCCCTTCGCCGACTACTGGACGGCCCGCAACACCGAGGCGGCCGGCGGGGCGCTGCCCGACGTCATGCAGATGGACATCAGCTACCTGCGCCAGTTCGCCAACAACGGCCAGCTCCTCGACCTGAACAGCCAGGCCGGCACGAACCTCGACGTCACGGGCCTGGACGCCGCCATCCTCGGCTCGGGCAAGCTGGAGGACAAGCTCTACGGCGTCGCCACCAGCACCAACACGCTGGCGATGTTCTACCACCCGGGCATCCTCGACAAGCTCGGCGCCTCCGCGCCGAAGGACGGCTACACCTGGGACGACTACAAGAAGTCCGTGATCGACGCCTCCGCGGCCGGTGCGAAGTTCGACCCCAAGCTGTACTACGGCGGCAACCCCGGCGGCGTCCTGTGGTTCTTCATCCAGTGGCTGCTCCAGAAGGGCGTGACGCCCTTCAAGGACGACAACACCCTCGGCTTCGGCAAGGACGAGGTCCGCGAGTGGCTGACCATGTGGGAGCCGCTCAACGCCACCGACGTGAAGTTCCCCTCGGCGCGCACCGAGCAGCTCAAGCCCAAGGGCGGCTTCACCGCCAACGAGGTCGCGCTCGAGGCGTCCTGGGACAACTTCCTGTCCGGCTACGTCAAGGACTCCGGCGACGACGCGATCAAGATGATGCCGATCCCGTCCGGCGCCGACGGCAAGACGCACATGTTCTACAAGCCGTCGATGCTGCTGAGCGCCGGCGCCAACACCAAGAACCCGGACGCCGCGGCCGCGCTGATCAGCTTCATGATCAACGACCCCGAGGTGGGCAAGATCTTCGGCACCTCGAAGGGCGTCCCCGCCACGAAGGCCCAGCGCGACGCGATGGACATCGCCCCCGGCTCGGTCGACCAGCGGGTCGTGGCCTACGAGGAGTCGGTCGCCTCCCAGGTGACCGAGGCGTCTCCGGTGCCCGTCGAGGGCTTCGGCGCCATCGAGGCCGCCTGGCTGCGCCTGGCCGGCGACTACGGCTACGACAAGCTGACGGTCGATCAGTGGATCGACCAGTGGTTCCAGTCGGTCGACGAGAACGTCAAGCCGGCCTGA
- a CDS encoding LacI family DNA-binding transcriptional regulator — MAEPEKRPTIHDVARHAGVSSATVSRVLNGKKWVGTETQAAVQRAIARTGYTTNRSARSLAGGRSRSYAFLITQPQRALFEDPNYAELIRGASEELSERDLAMVIMIADTRASGARPWSTWAAATSTASCCSRRTRATRCWSNSSTPGCRWCATAACRAGATG; from the coding sequence ATGGCCGAGCCGGAGAAGCGCCCCACGATCCACGACGTGGCCCGCCACGCGGGCGTGTCGTCGGCGACGGTGTCGCGCGTGCTCAACGGGAAGAAGTGGGTCGGGACCGAGACCCAGGCGGCTGTGCAGCGTGCGATCGCGCGGACCGGTTATACGACCAACCGCAGCGCCCGCTCCCTGGCGGGCGGCCGGTCGCGGTCGTACGCCTTCCTGATCACCCAGCCGCAGCGTGCCCTGTTCGAGGACCCCAACTACGCCGAGCTGATCCGCGGCGCTTCGGAGGAACTCAGCGAGCGCGACCTCGCGATGGTGATCATGATCGCCGACACCCGCGCGAGCGGCGCCAGGCCGTGGAGTACGTGGGCGGCGGCCACATCGACGGCGTCCTGCTGCTCTCGCCGAACGAGGGCGACCCGCTGCTGGTCGAACTCGAGCACACCGGGGTGCCGCTGGTGTGCAACGGCGGCCTGCCGCGCTGGAGCCACCGGATGA
- a CDS encoding alpha-L-arabinofuranosidase C-terminal domain-containing protein, whose translation MTAAHYANEARRYAAYLRNHGDNRLYRIAAGANDGDLDWTRTLMEAVSCLGCHSLPNGPFQAITVHAYSVIGEWDAKTRAREIDDDQYRAVLAKAQEVERLVQAHGTVMDAYDPQRQIGLILDEWGTWWATEEGTNPAFLYQQNTMTDALVAAVHLDGFHRQAARLVMANLAQTVNVLQAVVLTDEETGALILTPTYHVFEMNKAHQDADALVTRVVDGPAAQEAGGRPFEMVSASASRAGNSALISLSNLDGEEPLTVVLDLRGAEVTALTGRLLAAGDKLAHNTAQQPDAVAPVALDVAEHERGAQVVLPPHSFATVALELA comes from the coding sequence ATGACCGCCGCCCACTACGCCAACGAGGCGCGCCGCTACGCCGCCTACCTGCGCAACCACGGCGACAACCGGCTCTACCGGATCGCGGCGGGTGCCAACGACGGCGATCTGGACTGGACGCGGACCCTGATGGAGGCCGTCAGCTGTCTGGGCTGCCACTCGCTCCCGAACGGCCCGTTCCAGGCCATCACGGTGCACGCGTACTCCGTGATCGGCGAGTGGGACGCCAAGACGCGCGCCCGCGAGATCGATGACGACCAGTACCGCGCCGTCCTGGCCAAGGCCCAGGAGGTGGAGCGGCTCGTCCAGGCGCACGGCACCGTGATGGACGCCTACGACCCGCAGCGGCAGATCGGCCTGATCCTCGACGAGTGGGGCACCTGGTGGGCCACCGAGGAGGGCACGAACCCCGCGTTCCTGTACCAGCAGAACACGATGACGGACGCCCTCGTGGCCGCGGTCCACCTCGACGGCTTCCACCGGCAGGCGGCCCGCCTGGTCATGGCGAACCTGGCCCAGACCGTCAACGTGCTGCAGGCGGTCGTGCTGACCGACGAGGAGACCGGGGCGCTGATCCTCACCCCGACCTACCACGTGTTCGAGATGAACAAGGCCCACCAGGACGCCGACGCGCTCGTCACGCGCGTCGTGGACGGCCCCGCCGCCCAGGAGGCCGGCGGCCGCCCGTTCGAGATGGTGTCGGCGTCCGCGTCCCGCGCGGGAAACAGCGCGCTGATCTCGCTGTCCAACCTCGACGGCGAGGAGCCGCTCACGGTGGTGCTCGATCTGCGCGGCGCCGAGGTGACCGCGCTGACGGGCCGCCTGCTCGCCGCCGGCGACAAGCTCGCCCACAACACCGCCCAGCAGCCGGACGCCGTGGCCCCGGTCGCCCTGGACGTCGCCGAGCACGAGCGCGGCGCGCAGGTCGTCCTGCCGCCGCACTCCTTCGCGACGGTGGCGCTGGAGCTGGCCTAG
- a CDS encoding 2-keto-3-deoxygluconate permease, producing the protein MTEPSGTGAPDAPAEQPRRGVALYDMMNKIPGGLMLIPLVLGSIIGTFAPDALKIGSFTTALFQGSALPLIGLLIFATGMQVTLRTSGPVLATTGVVLLTKSIIPATLVIVLGMVVGIDGILGVSILAMLVAVDNSNGGLWLAFTGRYGDKRDRGAYIASALNDGPFFSMLFLGASGLAAIPGWALLAAVIPFILGMIVGNLDHKWTEIMKPTPSIVIPFFAFALGTGINLQTVVTGGLSGLVLGAIVAPITGFFVYLGYKYLLRRGRRAGIGFAAGTTAGNAIATPAIVAAADPTFQPFVGTATAQVAACVLVTAVVAPMLAAWMLKREGGLLTEEEIARLDEMELGVSEPKL; encoded by the coding sequence ATGACTGAACCATCGGGCACCGGGGCCCCGGACGCCCCCGCCGAACAGCCGCGGCGCGGCGTCGCGCTGTACGACATGATGAACAAGATCCCGGGCGGGCTCATGCTGATCCCGCTGGTGCTGGGATCCATCATCGGGACGTTCGCGCCGGACGCGCTGAAGATCGGCTCATTCACCACCGCGCTGTTCCAGGGCAGCGCGCTGCCCCTGATCGGCCTGCTGATCTTCGCCACGGGCATGCAGGTCACCCTGCGCACCTCCGGCCCTGTGCTGGCGACCACGGGCGTCGTCCTGCTGACCAAGTCGATCATCCCGGCGACGCTCGTCATCGTGCTCGGCATGGTCGTGGGGATCGACGGCATCCTGGGCGTCTCGATCCTCGCGATGCTGGTGGCGGTCGACAACTCCAACGGCGGGCTCTGGCTGGCCTTCACCGGCCGCTACGGCGACAAGCGCGACCGCGGCGCCTACATCGCCTCCGCGCTGAACGACGGCCCGTTCTTCTCGATGCTGTTCCTGGGCGCCTCCGGCCTGGCGGCCATCCCCGGCTGGGCGCTGCTCGCCGCCGTCATCCCCTTCATCCTGGGCATGATCGTGGGCAACCTGGACCACAAGTGGACCGAGATCATGAAGCCCACGCCGAGCATCGTCATCCCGTTCTTCGCGTTCGCGCTCGGCACGGGCATCAACCTGCAGACCGTCGTCACCGGCGGCCTGAGCGGCCTGGTCCTGGGCGCGATCGTGGCGCCGATCACCGGCTTCTTCGTCTACCTGGGCTACAAGTACCTGCTGCGCCGCGGCCGCCGGGCGGGCATCGGCTTCGCCGCGGGCACCACCGCGGGCAACGCGATCGCCACGCCGGCGATCGTCGCGGCCGCCGACCCCACGTTCCAGCCGTTCGTCGGGACCGCGACCGCCCAGGTGGCCGCCTGCGTGCTGGTGACCGCGGTGGTGGCGCCCATGCTGGCCGCGTGGATGCTCAAGCGCGAGGGCGGCCTCCTCACCGAGGAGGAGATCGCCAGGCTCGACGAGATGGAACTCGGCGTGAGCGAGCCGAAGCTGTGA
- a CDS encoding four-carbon acid sugar kinase family protein: MPGADAAHLTAAAVAQLAGVPHGRLYLKVDSTLRGSVAAQVAGALAERRRTHPDAFAVVCPAYPAMGRTVSGGALLVDGVPVHETAAGTDPVTPVTTPRLADLVPGGITLPAPDTCADALAALDAHGEPGAVLCVDATTEQHLAALAAAVTGLGARAIPVGSAGLARHLASAWRAEPTRATPRAPLSGRRAVVVRSSANAASREQVARLLAAGPDPRVTVLEAPDRAGGDRDPVAVASELAGRVLTEVAAGADTLVLLGGDGAEAVLDRLGHTTLRVLGSVVEGVPLLQTTTPAPLTVATKAGGFGAADTLTAILEELLEEE, from the coding sequence CTGCCCGGGGCGGACGCCGCCCACCTCACCGCGGCCGCCGTCGCCCAGCTCGCCGGCGTCCCGCACGGCCGGCTCTACCTGAAGGTGGACTCGACCCTGCGCGGCTCGGTCGCCGCCCAGGTGGCCGGGGCGCTCGCCGAGCGGCGCCGCACCCACCCGGACGCCTTCGCCGTCGTCTGCCCGGCCTACCCGGCCATGGGGCGCACGGTCAGCGGGGGCGCCCTCCTGGTGGATGGCGTCCCCGTGCACGAGACGGCCGCCGGCACCGACCCGGTGACCCCCGTCACCACCCCGCGGCTCGCCGACCTGGTGCCGGGCGGGATCACCCTGCCCGCCCCCGACACCTGCGCGGACGCCCTCGCGGCGCTCGACGCCCACGGGGAGCCGGGTGCCGTCCTGTGCGTGGACGCCACGACCGAGCAGCACCTGGCCGCCCTGGCCGCCGCCGTCACCGGGCTGGGCGCCCGCGCGATCCCCGTCGGCTCGGCCGGGCTCGCCCGCCACCTGGCCAGCGCCTGGCGGGCCGAGCCGACCAGGGCGACACCCCGGGCGCCGCTGAGCGGGCGCCGCGCCGTGGTGGTCCGCAGCTCGGCCAACGCGGCCTCGCGCGAGCAGGTCGCCCGGCTTCTGGCCGCCGGCCCCGACCCGCGCGTCACCGTCCTGGAGGCGCCGGACCGGGCCGGGGGCGACCGGGACCCGGTCGCGGTGGCCTCCGAACTCGCCGGCCGCGTGCTGACGGAGGTCGCGGCGGGCGCCGACACCCTGGTGCTGCTCGGCGGCGACGGGGCCGAGGCGGTCCTTGACCGCCTCGGCCACACCACCCTGCGCGTCCTCGGCTCGGTGGTCGAGGGCGTGCCCCTGCTGCAGACCACCACACCCGCCCCGCTCACCGTCGCCACGAAGGCCGGCGGATTCGGCGCGGCCGACACCCTCACCGCCATACTCGAAGAACTGCTGGAAGAGGAATGA
- the pdxA gene encoding 4-hydroxythreonine-4-phosphate dehydrogenase PdxA, with translation MPQPVLAFTLGDVAGVGPEITAKALLLHPDLREVCVPVVIGDADALRKGAEVAGLDPATVRVIEDPSQASNDPATIEVVQFGPSLGDVPHGELDARAGDGAYRFVVAACDLAKEGKVAGIVTPPLNKAAMHLGGHKYPGHTELLAEQFGVEDFSLVLSAGDLYFFHLTTHVSMREAIELITPERTTAVLDLAASFVRALGRPDEAIAVAGLNPHAGEDRLFGTEDADILAPAIEAARARGVNAHGPLPGDAVIPAAVRGKWNIVICCYHDQGHAPFKAVYGNDGVNITVGLPVVRVSVDHGTAFDIAGKGIADEESLVLAARRAAALAPGWDEVWRTARGQAEPR, from the coding sequence ATGCCCCAACCCGTACTCGCGTTCACGCTCGGTGACGTCGCCGGCGTCGGCCCCGAGATCACCGCCAAGGCGCTGCTGCTCCACCCCGACCTGCGGGAGGTGTGCGTGCCGGTCGTGATCGGCGACGCGGACGCCCTCCGCAAGGGCGCCGAGGTCGCCGGGCTCGACCCCGCGACCGTCCGCGTCATCGAGGACCCCTCCCAGGCGTCCAACGACCCGGCCACCATCGAGGTCGTCCAATTCGGGCCCTCCCTGGGGGATGTGCCCCACGGCGAGCTCGACGCCCGGGCCGGCGACGGCGCCTACCGCTTCGTGGTCGCCGCGTGCGACCTGGCCAAGGAGGGCAAGGTCGCGGGCATCGTCACCCCGCCGCTCAACAAGGCCGCCATGCACCTGGGCGGCCACAAGTACCCCGGGCACACCGAACTGCTGGCCGAGCAGTTCGGCGTCGAGGACTTCTCCCTGGTGCTGTCGGCGGGCGACCTGTACTTCTTCCACCTGACCACGCACGTCTCCATGCGGGAGGCCATCGAGCTCATCACCCCCGAGCGCACCACGGCAGTCCTCGACCTGGCGGCGTCGTTCGTGCGGGCGCTGGGGCGTCCCGACGAGGCGATCGCCGTCGCCGGCCTCAACCCGCACGCCGGGGAGGACCGCCTGTTCGGCACCGAGGACGCCGACATCCTCGCGCCGGCCATCGAGGCGGCGCGAGCCCGCGGCGTCAACGCCCACGGCCCGCTCCCGGGCGACGCCGTGATCCCGGCCGCCGTCCGCGGCAAGTGGAACATCGTGATCTGCTGCTACCACGACCAGGGCCACGCGCCGTTCAAGGCCGTCTACGGCAACGACGGCGTCAACATCACCGTCGGGCTGCCGGTCGTGCGGGTCTCGGTCGACCACGGGACGGCCTTCGATATCGCCGGGAAGGGCATCGCGGACGAGGAGAGCCTCGTGCTCGCCGCCCGGCGCGCCGCCGCGCTCGCCCCGGGCTGGGATGAGGTCTGGCGGACGGCCCGCGGACAGGCCGAACCTCGGTAG
- a CDS encoding GntR family transcriptional regulator, giving the protein MSDSGTTPRPRRVPRHAQVAETLRGRIDDREILPGAGLPSEKALSEAFGASRSVIRQALATLEAEGLISKSQGRGTIVSGRAERHRDPARSAGLSSQMRGLGARTATTVLTYRVETPPTQVRHLEGPRRSGWSGCATSTTSRSPSSGPGCRPTSPTRCPPTACGTRRCTSS; this is encoded by the coding sequence ATGTCGGACAGCGGAACGACCCCCCGCCCCAGGAGGGTTCCGCGCCATGCCCAGGTCGCCGAGACGCTGCGCGGCCGCATCGACGACCGGGAGATCCTCCCGGGCGCCGGGCTGCCGAGCGAGAAGGCGCTCTCGGAGGCGTTCGGCGCGTCCCGCTCGGTGATCCGGCAGGCCCTGGCGACGCTGGAGGCCGAGGGCCTGATCAGCAAGTCGCAGGGGCGGGGCACCATCGTCAGCGGACGCGCCGAGCGGCACCGGGATCCGGCCCGCTCGGCGGGCCTGTCCTCGCAGATGCGGGGGCTGGGCGCGCGGACCGCCACGACGGTGCTCACCTACCGCGTCGAGACGCCCCCCACCCAGGTGCGCCACCTGGAGGGGCCCAGGCGCTCCGGCTGGAGCGGCTGCGCTACGTCGACGACGAGCCGGTCGCCTTCATCCGGACCTGGCTGCCGGCCGACCTCGCCGACGCGCTGCCCGCCGACTGCCTGCGGGACGCGTCGCTGCACGAGCTCATGA
- a CDS encoding GntR family transcriptional regulator: protein MRYVDDEPVAFIRTWLPADLADALPADCLRDASLHELMTERAGVRIASGTREVRATAARPPIDAHLGVDPGFPLLLLEGESFDQHGRVVEVFSTWHRSDRVAFDVSLAPTEAIRAGEETPEDRVGRLRALLAEAQRELDALDEGDRVQ from the coding sequence CTGCGCTACGTCGACGACGAGCCGGTCGCCTTCATCCGGACCTGGCTGCCGGCCGACCTCGCCGACGCGCTGCCCGCCGACTGCCTGCGGGACGCGTCGCTGCACGAGCTCATGACCGAGCGGGCCGGCGTCCGGATCGCGTCCGGCACCCGCGAGGTGCGCGCGACGGCCGCCCGCCCCCCGATCGACGCGCACCTCGGCGTCGACCCGGGGTTCCCGCTGCTGCTGCTGGAGGGCGAGAGCTTCGACCAGCACGGCCGGGTGGTCGAGGTGTTCTCGACCTGGCACCGCAGCGACCGCGTCGCGTTCGACGTCAGCCTGGCCCCGACCGAGGCGATCCGCGCCGGCGAGGAGACCCCCGAGGACCGCGTCGGCCGGCTGCGGGCGCTGCTCGCCGAGGCCCAGCGCGAGCTGGACGCGCTCGACGAGGGCGACCGGGTCCAGTAG
- a CDS encoding NAD-dependent epimerase/dehydratase family protein: MARALVLGGTGLLGFHTVTELLRRGNEVTSVSLPGSDQGTLAPEVTAVWADLTTLPDADLLDLFAGHDALFYAIGADERTIPAAPAARFFYQANVLPTQRIARLAREAGVKKFVLYGSYTAEFAQRWTDIAYRENPYPRTRLLQEEVAIMEGAGAMDVMVLRLPYIFGLVAGQRPLWQFVLDRASVADQPVTVLGGTTSSVTAEQVAQAAVGAMERGEHGATYAINGYDLSYAELYTIACTLIGRDPADVVVVPLDAVLPTYQKLDDQLAAQGVEHGVHLPFTAMFQERDAVTDPAATLPVLGVEEQDVVAALTASLQWCVDHPVQQLAAAH, encoded by the coding sequence GTGGCACGCGCGCTCGTCCTCGGCGGCACCGGACTCCTGGGATTCCACACCGTCACCGAACTCCTGCGGCGCGGGAACGAGGTGACGTCGGTGTCGCTGCCCGGCTCGGACCAGGGCACGCTGGCGCCCGAGGTGACCGCCGTCTGGGCCGACCTCACCACCCTGCCGGACGCCGACCTGCTGGACCTGTTCGCCGGCCACGACGCCCTGTTCTACGCCATCGGCGCCGACGAGCGGACCATCCCCGCCGCACCCGCCGCGCGCTTCTTCTACCAGGCCAACGTGCTGCCGACCCAGCGGATCGCGCGGCTGGCCCGCGAGGCCGGGGTGAAGAAGTTCGTCCTGTACGGCTCCTACACCGCCGAGTTCGCCCAGCGCTGGACCGACATCGCCTACCGCGAGAACCCCTACCCGCGCACCCGGCTGCTGCAGGAGGAGGTCGCCATCATGGAGGGCGCGGGCGCCATGGACGTGATGGTGCTGCGCCTGCCCTACATCTTCGGGCTCGTCGCCGGGCAGCGCCCGCTGTGGCAGTTCGTGCTCGACCGCGCGTCGGTGGCCGACCAGCCCGTGACGGTCCTCGGCGGCACGACGTCGTCGGTGACGGCGGAGCAGGTGGCCCAGGCCGCGGTCGGCGCCATGGAGCGCGGCGAGCACGGCGCCACCTACGCCATCAACGGCTACGACCTGTCCTACGCCGAGCTCTACACGATCGCCTGCACGCTGATCGGCCGCGATCCCGCCGACGTGGTCGTGGTCCCGCTGGACGCCGTGCTGCCGACCTACCAGAAGCTCGACGACCAGCTGGCCGCCCAGGGCGTCGAGCACGGCGTCCACCTGCCGTTCACGGCGATGTTCCAGGAGCGGGACGCCGTGACCGACCCGGCCGCGACGCTGCCGGTGCTGGGCGTGGAGGAGCAGGACGTCGTCGCCGCGCTCACCGCGTCGCTGCAGTGGTGCGTCGATCACCCGGTGCAGCAGCTGGCCGCCGCGCACTGA